From the Misgurnus anguillicaudatus chromosome 17, ASM2758022v2, whole genome shotgun sequence genome, one window contains:
- the sp3a gene encoding transcription factor Sp3a isoform X1, whose translation MTAPEGPVKAGVMADSSSAQDGSGVEQDGQPSPLALLAATCTGLGSPAPGGENAANSNSSAGVNADLSVHLTGSSDRWEAVKDDSGVLHLPGTGIVTSNGQYVLPLQSLQGLQNQSILLTSGTDTSTGTVPNIQYQVIPQVQTADGQLGFSVEGASMAQDASGQIQILSDGTQTINVTGASSSDVLGNNLMTQSGQVQIPQVSLGSSAFSSQGQVVTNVPLGLPGNITFVPINSVDLDSLGLSGAQPIATGVTADGQLIMTNPSTENSEGSEKTGDQQQTLNSNDMYVPTTSSASSQQPTSTIDGTGVLTQGEQGDGSGYLSQGAVQVSGGQQVIQLQQLPVQSSDGQLSAQTQQNIQLINPGTFLIQAQTVTPSGQIQWQTFQVQGVQNLQNLQLQTTPTQQITLAPVQTLSLGQGGTPVSLASGQIPNLQSVTVNSVGQAGVQFQQSEDTDSTGDIQIKEEPDSEEWPLDSSSTLNANDLSHLRVRLVEEEMEGLSQEGKRLRRVACTCPNCKEGGGRGSNMGKKKQHVCHIVGCGKVYGKTSHLRAHLRWHSGERPFVCTWMFCGKRFTRSDELQRHRRTHTGEKKFVCSECSKRFMRSDHLAKHIKTHQNKKVGVGAVVGSVGGAMTTDSIITAGGTTLILTNIQPGGVQGLATVNATVNTSGSQEQLGTGEIPLQLVSVSAGDTAE comes from the exons ATGACCG CGCCTGAAGGGCCAGTGAAAGCGGGAGTGATGGCGGACAGCAGTAGCGCTCAGGACGGCAGCGGTGTAGAGCAG GACGGCCAGCCCTCGCCGCTTGCCCTGCTTGCCGCCACCTGCACGGGCCTCGGTTCGCCCGCCCCCGGGGGAGAGAACGCGGCGAATTCTAACAGTTCTGCTGGGGTG AACGCAGACCTGTCAGTCCACTTAACAGGGTCATCTGACAGATGGGAGGCGGTAAAGGATGATTCCGGTGTCTTGCATCTCCCCGGCACGGGTATCGTCACGTCCAACGGGCAATATGTTCTTCCTCTCCAGAGCCTCCAGGGTCTCCAGAACCAGTCCATCTTACTAACATCAGGAACAGACACGTCCACCGGCACAGTGCCTAACATCCAGTACCAAGTGATCCCTCAGGTGCAGACAGCCGATGGGCAGCTGGGTTTTTCAGTCGAGGGAGCTTCAATGGCGCAGGACGCCTCAGGGCAGATCCAAATCCTCTCAGACGGGACTCAGACCATCAACGTCACGGGAGCGTCATCATCTGATGTTCTTGGCAACAACCTTATGACCCAGTCGGGCCAAGTGCAGATACCACAGGTATCTCTGGGAAGTTCTGCCTTCAGCAGCCAGGGTCAGGTGGTCACAAACGTGCCTCTGGGTTTGCCTGGTAACATTACCTTTGTGCCCATAAACAGCGTCGATCTGGACTCTCTTGGACTCTCGGGGGCCCAGCCAATAGCCACTGGCGTCACTGCTGATGGACAGCTGATTATGACCAATCCGAGCACAGAGAACTCTGAAGGCTCGGAGAAAACGGGAGATCAGCAACAGACGCTCAACTCTAATGACATGTATGTGCCTACCACATCTTCAGCATCCTCGCAGCAGCCGACCAGCACGATAGATGGCACGGGCGTGCTGACGCAGGGTGAACAGGGGGATGGATCGGGCTACCTCAGTCAGGGTGCGGTGCAGGTGTCGGGCGGACAGCAGGTGATCCAGTTACAGCAGTTGCCTGTGCAAAGCAGTGACGGTCAGCTGTCTGCTCAGACCCAACAAAACATTCAGCTCATCAACCCGGGAACCTTCCTCATCCAGGCCCAAACGGTCACACCGTCAGGACAGATACAGTGGCAGACCTTCCAG GTGCAAGGAGTTCAGAACCTCCAGAACCTTCAACTCCAGACGACTCCAACTCAGCAAATCACTCTTGCCCCAGTGCAGACACTGTCTCTGGGTCAGGGTGGTACACCAGTCAGTCTGGCATCAGGACAGATTCCTAACCTGCAGTCAGTGACAGTGAACTCGGTGGGTCAGGCAGGTGTTCAGTTCCAACAGTCTGAAGACACTGACAGCACTGGAG ATATTCAGATTAAGGAGGAGCCTGATTCGGAGGAGTGGCCTCTGGACAGTAGCTCTACGCTGAATGCCAATGACCTCTCTCACCTTCGTGTTCGTTTAGTGGAGGAGGAGATGGAGGGCTTGAGCCAGGAGGGCAAACGACTGCGCAGGGTTGCATGCACCTGTCCTAACTGCAAAGAAGGAGGCGGGAG AGGATCAAACATGGGCAAGAAGAAGCAGCATGTTTGTCATATAGTCGGCTGTGGGAAGGTGTATGGGAAGACATCTCACTTGCGAGCTCACCTGCGCTGGCACTCGGGGGAGAGACCCTTTGTCTGCACCTGGATGTTTTGTGGGAAAAGATTCACACGCAGTGATGAATTACAGCGACACAGGAGAACGCACACCG GAGAGAAGAAGTTTGTGTGTTCAGAGTGTTCAAAGAGGTTCATGCGTAGCGATCACCTGGCCAAGCACATAAAGACGCACCAGAATAAGAAGGTAGGGGTCGGAGCCGTGGTAGGCAGTGTGGGCGGGGCAATGACCACAGACAGCATAATCACAGCGGGTGGTACCACACTCATCCTTACCAACATCCAGCCGGGTGGCGTGCAGGGTCTGGCCACCGTCAACGCTACGGTCAACACCTCCGGCTCACAGGAGCAGCTGGGTACGGGCGAGATTCCTCTGCAGTTAGTCTCTGTGTCCGCCGGGGACACGGCCGAGTGA
- the sp3a gene encoding transcription factor Sp3a isoform X2: MTAPEGPVKAGVMADSSSAQDGSGVEQDGQPSPLALLAATCTGLGSPAPGGENAANSNSSAGVNADLSVHLTGSSDRWEAVKDDSGVLHLPGTGIVTSNGQYVLPLQSLQGLQNQSILLTSGTDTSTGTVPNIQYQVIPQVQTADGQLGFSVEGASMAQDASGQIQILSDGTQTINVTGASSSDVLGNNLMTQSGQVQIPQVSLGSSAFSSQGQVVTNVPLGLPGNITFVPINSVDLDSLGLSGAQPIATGVTADGQLIMTNPSTENSEGSEKTGDQQQTLNSNDMYVPTTSSASSQQPTSTIDGTGVLTQGEQGDGSGYLSQGAVQVSGGQQVIQLQQLPVQSSDGQLSAQTQQNIQLINPGTFLIQAQTVTPSGQIQWQTFQVQGVQNLQNLQLQTTPTQQITLAPVQTLSLGQGGTPVSLASGQIPNLQSVTVNSVGQAGVQFQQSEDTDSTGVEEEMEGLSQEGKRLRRVACTCPNCKEGGGRGSNMGKKKQHVCHIVGCGKVYGKTSHLRAHLRWHSGERPFVCTWMFCGKRFTRSDELQRHRRTHTGEKKFVCSECSKRFMRSDHLAKHIKTHQNKKVGVGAVVGSVGGAMTTDSIITAGGTTLILTNIQPGGVQGLATVNATVNTSGSQEQLGTGEIPLQLVSVSAGDTAE, from the exons ATGACCG CGCCTGAAGGGCCAGTGAAAGCGGGAGTGATGGCGGACAGCAGTAGCGCTCAGGACGGCAGCGGTGTAGAGCAG GACGGCCAGCCCTCGCCGCTTGCCCTGCTTGCCGCCACCTGCACGGGCCTCGGTTCGCCCGCCCCCGGGGGAGAGAACGCGGCGAATTCTAACAGTTCTGCTGGGGTG AACGCAGACCTGTCAGTCCACTTAACAGGGTCATCTGACAGATGGGAGGCGGTAAAGGATGATTCCGGTGTCTTGCATCTCCCCGGCACGGGTATCGTCACGTCCAACGGGCAATATGTTCTTCCTCTCCAGAGCCTCCAGGGTCTCCAGAACCAGTCCATCTTACTAACATCAGGAACAGACACGTCCACCGGCACAGTGCCTAACATCCAGTACCAAGTGATCCCTCAGGTGCAGACAGCCGATGGGCAGCTGGGTTTTTCAGTCGAGGGAGCTTCAATGGCGCAGGACGCCTCAGGGCAGATCCAAATCCTCTCAGACGGGACTCAGACCATCAACGTCACGGGAGCGTCATCATCTGATGTTCTTGGCAACAACCTTATGACCCAGTCGGGCCAAGTGCAGATACCACAGGTATCTCTGGGAAGTTCTGCCTTCAGCAGCCAGGGTCAGGTGGTCACAAACGTGCCTCTGGGTTTGCCTGGTAACATTACCTTTGTGCCCATAAACAGCGTCGATCTGGACTCTCTTGGACTCTCGGGGGCCCAGCCAATAGCCACTGGCGTCACTGCTGATGGACAGCTGATTATGACCAATCCGAGCACAGAGAACTCTGAAGGCTCGGAGAAAACGGGAGATCAGCAACAGACGCTCAACTCTAATGACATGTATGTGCCTACCACATCTTCAGCATCCTCGCAGCAGCCGACCAGCACGATAGATGGCACGGGCGTGCTGACGCAGGGTGAACAGGGGGATGGATCGGGCTACCTCAGTCAGGGTGCGGTGCAGGTGTCGGGCGGACAGCAGGTGATCCAGTTACAGCAGTTGCCTGTGCAAAGCAGTGACGGTCAGCTGTCTGCTCAGACCCAACAAAACATTCAGCTCATCAACCCGGGAACCTTCCTCATCCAGGCCCAAACGGTCACACCGTCAGGACAGATACAGTGGCAGACCTTCCAG GTGCAAGGAGTTCAGAACCTCCAGAACCTTCAACTCCAGACGACTCCAACTCAGCAAATCACTCTTGCCCCAGTGCAGACACTGTCTCTGGGTCAGGGTGGTACACCAGTCAGTCTGGCATCAGGACAGATTCCTAACCTGCAGTCAGTGACAGTGAACTCGGTGGGTCAGGCAGGTGTTCAGTTCCAACAGTCTGAAGACACTGACAGCACTGGAG TGGAGGAGGAGATGGAGGGCTTGAGCCAGGAGGGCAAACGACTGCGCAGGGTTGCATGCACCTGTCCTAACTGCAAAGAAGGAGGCGGGAG AGGATCAAACATGGGCAAGAAGAAGCAGCATGTTTGTCATATAGTCGGCTGTGGGAAGGTGTATGGGAAGACATCTCACTTGCGAGCTCACCTGCGCTGGCACTCGGGGGAGAGACCCTTTGTCTGCACCTGGATGTTTTGTGGGAAAAGATTCACACGCAGTGATGAATTACAGCGACACAGGAGAACGCACACCG GAGAGAAGAAGTTTGTGTGTTCAGAGTGTTCAAAGAGGTTCATGCGTAGCGATCACCTGGCCAAGCACATAAAGACGCACCAGAATAAGAAGGTAGGGGTCGGAGCCGTGGTAGGCAGTGTGGGCGGGGCAATGACCACAGACAGCATAATCACAGCGGGTGGTACCACACTCATCCTTACCAACATCCAGCCGGGTGGCGTGCAGGGTCTGGCCACCGTCAACGCTACGGTCAACACCTCCGGCTCACAGGAGCAGCTGGGTACGGGCGAGATTCCTCTGCAGTTAGTCTCTGTGTCCGCCGGGGACACGGCCGAGTGA